From the genome of Mastomys coucha isolate ucsf_1 unplaced genomic scaffold, UCSF_Mcou_1 pScaffold6, whole genome shotgun sequence, one region includes:
- the Msgn1 gene encoding mesogenin-1 produces MDNLGETFLGLEDGLDPSDTTGLLASWDWKSRARPVELIQASPTQSLSPVPSLESYSEVALPCGHSGASTGGSDGYSSHEAGGLVELDYSMLAFQPAYLHAAGGLKGQKGSKVKMSVQRRRKASEREKLRMRTLADALHTLRNYLPPVYSQRGQPLTKIQTLKYTIKYIGELTDLLNSGGREPRPQSV; encoded by the coding sequence ATGGACAACCTGGGTGAGACCTTCCTCGGCCTGGAGGATGGCTTGGACCCTTCTGACACCACGGGCCTGCTGGCCTCCTGGGATTGGAAAAGCAGAGCCAGGCCTGTGGAGCTGATCCAGGCATCCCCCACTCAAAGCCTCTCCCCAGTTCCTTCTCTGGAGTCCTACTCTGAGGTTGCATTGCCCTGTGGGCACAGTGGGGCCAGCACAGGAGGCAGCGATGGCTACAGCAGTCACGAGGCTGGAGGCTTAGTAGAGCTGGATTATAGCATGTTGGCTTTCCAACCCGCCTATCTACACGCTGCTGGTGGTCTCAAAGGCCAGAAAGGCAGCAAAGTCAAGATGTCTGTCCAGCGGAGACGAAAGGCCAGcgagagagagaaactcaggaTGCGGACCTTAGCAGATGCCCTCCACACGCTCCGGAATTACCTGCCCCCTGTCTACAGCCAGAGAGGCCAGCCACTCACCAAGATCCAGACCCTCAAGTACACCATCAAGTACATCGGGGAACTCACAGACCTCCTCAACAGCGGCGGGAGAGAGCCCAGGCCACAGAGCGTGTGA